From Apis mellifera strain DH4 linkage group LG5, Amel_HAv3.1, whole genome shotgun sequence, the proteins below share one genomic window:
- the LOC412104 gene encoding trafficking protein particle complex subunit 8 isoform X3: MSSLYFYLSRQVSSMAQCKLTPREFICNAFSPQIAAICSIAADTVCQKNNLSFVELLQPFCKLNTEGHFKDPQGNIINIRNLRLFIQDVNAQPPEPSIARKMLNEAVSSAVCEHTTIIQIGTTELDVPVSVPWFEAWREMFLNVQFPSDHEFTKHFLACMIVVSTTEDNPLEKIQNMGTQLHQNIPGKLPKWFNNNTLRYYILIYDTLQDDKNKAEKIFAEMKNIYGANNCFLLQMNSRPPGQIDDNTHLPDPWSQFLVKHSEILGGSEQNSSPRTPADTSGVSSMPNEVTMDIDKTSQAGTPIASQNSVLISPNLNDIISFTSEISDSRNTHLEIGQEAIPVTIHPLSPTADKSRNSVLYGKQINDAPINVNVWADSPNYLAIQHGVRLSTQDLERLRTLITEFCLKSLLPYVEKQIGLLNDVISNKKGVSRSLFSATRRWFGTNKPGIPGPTPSNAVIYTTESPELQLRRLGDLCFMFGHYSLAYQTYHSAKRDFAADQAWLYYAGALEMAALSAFMQGETNRKTIEYMDDAILTYSTSCKMPQFATRATLLSAECLKEQAAYCFIGPKMVRKYAFHAVLAGHRFSKAGQRKHSLRCYQQAYQIYNERGWSLAEDHIHFTIGRQAASLKQVSEAVKAFQKLLNAYSKQPGIQQAAFLREFLHIHNLLLQENLSNHHELPILPLPLIDSNDIKVLFGPIAKSYENNIPASHVSFNTEDCDDVRWSKMEEMLITEAQGSPPMIFKPTVALYSKTSNNSVKPNAVLNEPVHFFIELYNPLHIPLPLSNLTLLWSFTSSNGQITNEMKSSENLQLVETQTIEKIILQPITKQGIILCLIPKKIGELKVLGLSYDLSNPTHIIDPPIVNPTIAITGKRLFEIKGPRLKNIKEKPGTNIYGVDYRLEMNIIEKAPFMQIFFSKLSSEMLCGEIQKIDIILKNVGNSSLTNIFLASTDAKLFSLGDEHINIQEKHMTKRNNRLILKIPLSSNNNILNIGETHTIPFWIQAPHEKGIHYLDLLFYYENIDSKSMMKYRLCRHTWHFTILDSIQISSIASRSTLFKDISPTLNLIICIKNANQIHDLITNEILLYKILFQSDTWSVFDLSILSTNIKIQTQEVFHLMLKLRKKNQNESKFSDISLTQENDYIESDINYPYIDFIRRKDIPSLDINENVTEIQQCQRLSQNIEQKPLFATMTLNSTLILKWRAKIIKNGIITKQAIGQHHLDIQYLNKTYKHPKEIQVESNEDAGRLKIFGPDRNILDSLAVINKEQVSESEFLKNIISFSLNHDREIKHNFHQNRLCFLPVIMYIQNHLESKIDIKINTIGTSSENHLPNIKSQLYSPQASTYYRYACHSAICSHVEPMMNNTVKLQAVFSTPGTYDLAARIEIFARIVNTREFILQKWKMESICIINNDSK, from the exons atgtcatctttatatttttatctttcacgg caaGTATCAAGTATGGCTCAATGTAAATTAACCCCTCgtgaatttatatgtaatgctTTTTCACCGCAAATTGCTGCAATATGTTCGATAGCAGCTGATACTGTATgtcagaaaaataatttatcatttgttgAACTTTTACAAccgttttgtaaattaaatactgAAG GTCATTTTAAAGATCCAcaaggaaatattataaatattagaaatcttCGACTTTTTATACAAGATGTTAATGCACAACCTCCAGAACCAAGTATTGctagaaaaatgttaaatgaagCAGTTAGTTCAGCTGTATGTGAGCATACaactattattcaaattgGAACAACAGAGCTTGATGTACCAGTATCAGTTCCATGGTTTGAAGCATGGcgagaaatgtttttaaatgttCAATTTCCATCAGACCATGAATTTACAAAACATTTTCTTGCTTGTATGATAGTAGTTTCCACAACAGAAGACAATCCCttagaaaaaatacaaaatatgggTACACAATTACATCAAAATATACCTGGAAAATTGCCAAAatggtttaataataatacattaagatattatattttaatatatgatacttTACAAGATGATAAAaacaa ggctgaaaaaatttttgcggaaatgaaaaatatttatggtgCTAATAATTGCTTCTTATTACAAATGAATTCACGACCACCAGGGCAAATTGATGATAATACTCATTTACCAGATCCTTGGAGtcaatttttagtaaaacatTCAGAAATATTAGGAGGTAGTGAACAAAATAGTTCTCCTCGTACACCTGCAGATACTAGTGGTGTTTCTTCTATGCCAAATGAAGTTACAATGGATATTGATAA GACAAGCCAGGCTGGAACACCAATTGCTTCACAAAATTCTGTATTAATTTCtccaaatttaaatgatattattagttttactTCTGAAATATCTGATTCAAGAAATACACATTTAGAAATTGGTCAAGAAGCTATTCCTGTTACAATTCATCCTTTAAGTCCAACAGCTGATAAATCACGAAATTCCGTTTTATATGgaaaacaaattaatgatGCCccaataaatgtaaatgtttGGGCAGATTCTCCTAATTATTTAGCAATACAACATGGTGTTAGATTATCTACACAAGACCTTGAAAGATTACGAACATTAATAACAGAATTTTgcttaaaaagtttattaccTTATGTAGAAAAACAAATTGGTTTGTTAAATGatgtaatttcaaataaaaaaggtGTTAGTAGATCACTTTTTAGTGCTACAAGACGATGGTTTGGAACAAATAAACCCGGAATACCAGGACCTACTCCTTCAAATGCTGTAat TTATACAACAGAATCTCCAGAATTACAATTGCGTCGCTTAGGTgatttatgttttatgtttGGTCACTATTCACTTGCTTACCAAACATATCATAGTGCAAAAAGAGATTTTGCAGCAGATCAAGCTTGGCTTTATTATGCAGGTGCTCTTGAAATGGCTGCTTTAAGTGCATTCATGCAAGGTGAAACTAATAGAAAGACTATTGAATATATGGATGATGCAATATTAACTTATTCAACTAGTTGCAAAATGCCTCAATTTGCAACAAGAGCAACGTTACTCAGTGCAGAATGTTTAAAAG AACAAGCTGCTTATTGTTTTATTGGACCAAAAATGGTGCGCAAGTATGCATTTCATGCTGTTCTTGCTGGTCATCGATTTTCAAAAGCAGGTCAAAGAAAACATTCTTTACGATGTTATCAACAAGCATACCAA atatataatgaaagagGTTGGTCATTAGCTGAAGATCatatacattttacaattGGTAGACAAGCTGCATCATTGAAACAAGTTAGTGAAGCAGTAAAagcatttcaaaaattactcAATGCTTATAGTAAACAACCAGGTATACAACAAGCTGCATTTTTACGTGAATTTTTACATATCCATAAT ttACTGTTGcaggaaaatttatcaaatcatcATGAGCTTCCTATTTTGCCTTTGCCATTAATAGATAGTAATGATATTAAAGTACTTTTTGGTCCTATAGCTAaatcatatgaaaataatattccagcAAGTCATGTTTCATTTAATACTGAAGACTGTGATGATGTAAGATGGtcaaaaatggaagaaatgtTAATAACAGAAGCTCAGGGATCTCCTCCTATGATATTCAAACCTACAGTtgcattatattctaaaacaaGTAATAATAGCGTAAAACCAAATGCAGTTTTAAATGAGCCAgtgcatttttttattgaattatataatccaTTACATATACCGCTACCATTATCCAATTTAACTTTGTTATGGTCATTTACGTCCTCCAATGGACAAATtacgaatgaaatgaaatcatcagaaaatttacaattagtgGAAAcacaaacaattgaaaaaattattttacaacctATTACCAAGCAAGGCATTATACTATGTCTTATACCAAAAAAAATAGGCGAATTAAAAGTATTAGGTTTAAGCTATGATTTATCTAATCCAACTCATATAATAGATCCACCAATTGTTAATCCAACAATAGCTATTACtggaaaaagattatttgaaattaaaggacctagattaaaaaatattaaagaaaaacctggtacaaatatatatggtgtagattatagattagaaatgaatattattgaaaaagctCCCTTTATGCag attttctttaGTAAATTATCTTCAGAAATGTTATGTggtgaaattcaaaaaatagatattatattgaaaaatgtggGTAATTCatcattaacaaatatttttttggcaTCTACAGATGCTAAACTTTTTTCATTAGGAGATGAGcacataaatatacaagaaa AACATatgacaaaaagaaataacagacttatattaaaaattccgttatcttctaataataatatattaaatattggagAAACACATACAATACCATTTTGGATTCAAGCACCTCATGAAAAGGGAAttcattatttagatttacTCTTTTactatgaaaatattgattcaaaaaGCATGATGAAATATCGACTTTGTAGACATACTTggcattttacaattttggaTTCTATACAAATTAGCTCAATTGCTTCAAGAAGtacattatttaaagatatttcgcctacattaaatttaataatatgcattaaaaatgcaaatcaaattcatgatttaattacaaatgaaattttgttgtacaaaatattgtttcaaagtGATACTTGGTCTGTATTTGATTTATCCATTTTATCAACAAATATTAAGATACAGACTCAAGAAGTATTTCATTTAATgctaaaattaagaaaaaaaaatcaaaatgaatcTAAGTTTTCTGATATATCTTTAACTCAAGAAAATGATTACATTGAATCAGATATAAATTATccatatatagattttatacgAAGAAAGGATATTCCATCATTAGATATCAATGAAAATGTAACTGAAATACAACAATGTCAACGATTATCACAAAATATAGAACAAAAGCCTTTATTTGCTACTATGACATTAAATTCTACTTTAATTCTTAAGTGGCGGGCAAAGATAATcaaaaatggaattattacaaaacaaGCAATTGGTCAACATCATCttgatatacaatatttaaataaaacttacaAACATCCAAAAGAAATTCAAGTTGAATCAAATGAAGATGCTGGTCGTTTGAAGATTTTTGGACCTGATAGAAATATACTTGATTCTTTGgctgtaattaataaagaacaaGTATCAGAAtccgaatttttgaaaaatataatttctttttctttaaaccaTGATAGAGAAATCAAGcataattttcatcaaaatcgaTTATGTTTCCTTCctgtaataatgtatatacagAATCATTTagaatcaaaaattgatattaaaatcaatacaaTAGGTACTAGCAg tgaaaatcatcttccaaatataaaatcacaaTTATATTCTCCACAAGCTTCTACATATTATAGATATGCTTGCCATTCAGCAATTTGTTCTCATGTAGAACCAATGATGAATAATACTGTAAAATTACAAGCTGTATTTTCAACCCCTGGAACATATGATTTAGCAGCACGAATAGAAATCTTTGCAAGAATTGTAAATACTagagaatttattttgcagaaatggaaaatggaaagcatatgtattattaataatgatagtaaatag